A single Hypomesus transpacificus isolate Combined female unplaced genomic scaffold, fHypTra1 scaffold_186, whole genome shotgun sequence DNA region contains:
- the LOC124489230 gene encoding extracellular calcium-sensing receptor-like → MIFAVEEVNRNPSLLPGLRLGYLASDSCLAESTTLGAALGMVTGQEDSISGTDCGTTPEVPVIIGDARSSSSIVVAQTLGVFTLPMVSFFASCACLSDSRKYPSFFRTVPSDAFQARAMAWLLSQLGWTWVGLLSGDDDYGKYGVQMLLQELRGFGVCVSYSEVIPKVHSQSRISRVVDTIKRSSATVVVVFASSQDAQFLLKEVVRQNITDKQWIATEGWVTFTSLSVPQNLPSLAGTIGFALRRAPIPGLGAFLTQLRPGGPSPHHDPFLRELWEDLFGCSLEASQGTARLCSGSEVIVEGESMYADVSQLRATYNVYKAVYAIAHALHGMLACPPGDQCPNLQRLQPKDIVQYLRGVNFTTHVGDPVHFDQNGDPPASYDIINWHVTPQGGVEFATVGHFVSSDGSGGQFHLEIERVMWGAGSGREVPVSVCSTPCPPGTWKAAQKGRPICCFDCLPCSEGEVSRETGSVECSRCPERFWSSPDHTECIPQQVDFLSLSDSMGIVLSVISVVGATLTAATLITFICHRHTPLVRANNSELSFLLLLSLKLCFLCALAFIGQPRPWSCMLRHTLFGISFVLCLSCLLSRTVVVLVAFRSTLPGENLMRYLGPNQQRLGISLCTLVQVLICVLWLSLAPPWPTERGIRGDHGPKILLECAVGSIAGFSLVLGYIGLLASLCLLLAFLARKLPDNFNEAKLITFSMLIFCTVWVAFVPAYVSSPGKFTVAVEIFAILASSYGLLVCIFAPKCYIILLRPERNTKKQMMAK, encoded by the exons ATGATCTTTGCTGTGGAGGAGGTGAACCGTAACCCTAGCCTCCTCCCTGGGCTCAGGCTGGGGTACCTGGCCTCAGACTCCTGCCTGGCCGAGAGCACCACCCTGGGGGCAGCCCTGGGCATGGTGACCGGGCAGGAAGACTCCATATCAGGTACAGACTGTGGCACAACCCCCGAGGTGCCAGTCATCATCGGAGAcgcccgctcctcctcctccatcgtgGTGGCACAGACCCTGGGAGTGTTTACCCTGCCCATG GTGAGCTTCTTTGCTTCTTGTGCATGTTTGAGTGACAGTAGGAAGTACCCCTCCTTCTTCAGGACTGTTCCCAGCGATGCCTTCCAGGCGCGGGCCATGGCCTGGCTGCTGTCCCAGCTGGGCTGGACCTGGGTGGGCTTGTTGTCTGGGGACGATGACTACGGGAAGTACGGGGTCCAAatgctgctgcaggagctgaggggctttggagtgtgtgtctccTACTCTGAGGTCATCCCCAAG GTCCATTCCCAGAGCAGGATCAGTCGGGTGGTTGACACCATCAAGAGGTCTTCTGCCACGGTTGTGGTGGTGTTTGCCAGCTCCCAGGACGCACAG TTTCTTTTAAAAGAAGTGGTGCGTCAGAACATCACAGACAAGCAGTGGATCGCAACTGAGGGCTGGGTCACCTTCACCAGCCTCTCGGTCCCCCAGAACCTCCCCTCGCTAGCCGGCACCATCGGGTTTGCCCTCCGGAGGGCCCCTATCCCTGGGCTGGGAGCCTTCCTGACCCAGCTGAGGCCAGGCGGGCCCTCGCCCCATCACGATCCCTTCCTCAGGGAATTGTGGGAAGATCTGTTTGGGTGTTCTTTGGAGGCCAGTCAGGGCACTGCTCGGCTGTgttcagggtcagaggtcatag TGGAGGGGGAGAGTATGTACGCAGACGTGTCACAGCTGAGGGCCACCTATAACGTGTACAAGGCAGTGTACGCCATCGCGCACGCTCTGCATGGCATGCTGGCCTGCCCTCCTGGAGACCAGTGTCCCAACCTCCAGCGCCTGCAGCCCAAAGAC ATTGTTCAGTACCTGAGAGGTGTGAACTTCACCACACATGTGGGTGATCCCGTCCACTTTGACCAGAATGGAGATCCACCTGCTTCCTATGACATCATCAACTGGCACGTGACCCCACAGGGTGGGGTGGAGTTTGCCACCGTCGGACATTTTGTGTCATCTGATGGATCGGGGGGTCAGTTTCATCTGGAAATCGAGAGAGTGATGTGGGGTGCTGGGAGTGGACGTGAG GTGCCCGTGTCTGTGTGCagcactccctgcccccctggcaCCTGGAAGGCGGCACAGAAGGGCCGACCAATCTGCTGCTTCGACTGTCTGCCCTGCTCAGAGGGGGAggtcagcagagagacag GGTCAGTGGAATGCAGTCGGTGTCCTGAGAGGTTCTGGTCCAGCCCAGACCACACTGAGTGCATCCCCCAGCAGGTGGACTTCCTGTCCCTCAGCGACAGCATGGGAATCGTCCTGTCCGTCATCTCTGTTGTCGGGGCAACATTAACAGCCGCAACCTTGATTACTTTTATTTGTCACCGACACACGCCACTG GTGCGGGCCAACAACTCAGAGTTGAGCTTCCTGCTTCTGCTGTCACTCAAGCTCTGTTTCCTGTGTGCGCTGGCGTTCATTGGTCAGCCCAGGCCTTGGTCCTGCATGCTGAGACACACCCTGTTTGGGATCAGCTTCGTGCTGtgcctctcctgcctgctgAGCAGAACCGTGGTGGTTCTGGTGGCCTTCCGCTCCACCCTCCCTGGAGAGAACCTGATGCGGTACCTGGGTCCCAACCAGCAGAGGCTGGGCATCTCTCTCTGCACGCTGGTACAG GTGCTGATCTGTGTGTTGTggctgtccctggcccccccttggCCTACAGAGAGGGGCATCAGAGGAGACCACGGGCCCAAGATCTTGTTGGAGTGTGCTGTGGGCTCCATTGCAGGCTTCTCCCTGGTCCTGGGGTACATCGGCCTgctggcctccctctgcctcctcctggccttccTGGCCAGGAAACTCCCAGACAACTTCAACGAGGCCAAGCTCATCACCTTCAGCATGCTGATCTTCTGCACCGTGTGGGTGGCGTTCGTCCCCGCTTATGTCAGCTCTCCAGGGAAGTTCACGGTTGCCGTGGAGATCTTTGCCATCCTGGCCTCCAGTTACGGACTTCTGGTCTGCATCTTCGCCCCAAAGTGTTACATCATCCTGCTGAGGCCTGAGAGGAACACCAAGAAACAGATGATGGCCAAATAA
- the LOC124489231 gene encoding extracellular calcium-sensing receptor-like — MIFAVEEVNRNPSLLPGLRLGYLASDSCLAESTTLGAALGMVTGQEDSISGTDCGTTPEVPVIIGDARSSSSIVVAQTLGVFTLPMVSFFASCACLSDSRKYPSFFRTVPSDAFQARAMAWLLSQLGWTWVGLLSGDDDYGKYGVQMLLQELRGFGVCVSYSEVIPKVHSQSRISRVVDTIKRSSATVVVVFASSQDAQFLLKEVVRQNITDKQWIATEGWVTFTSLSVPQNLPSLAGTIGFALRRAPIPGLGAFLTQLRPGGPSPHHDPFLRELWEDLFGCSLEASQGTARLCSGSEVIVEGESMYADVSQLRATYNVYKAVYAIAHALHGMLACPPGDQCPNLQRLQPKDIVQYLRGVNFTTHVGDPVHFDQNGDPPASYDIINWHVTPQGGVEFATVGHFVSSDGSGGQFHLEIERVMWGNNESRVPVSVCSTPCPPGTWKAAQKGRPICCFDCLPCSEGEVSRETGSVECSRCPERFWSSPDHTECIPQQVDFLSLSDSMGIVLSVISVVGATLTAATLITFICHRHTPLVRANNSELSFLLLLSLKLCFLCALAFIGQPRPWSCMLRHTLFGISFVLCLSCLLSRTVVVLVAFRSTLPGENLMRYLGPNQQRLGISLCTLVQVLICVLWLSLAPPWPTERGIRGDHGPKILLECAVGSIAGFSLVLGYIGLLASLCLLLAFLARKLPDNFNEAKLITFSMLIFCTVWVAFVPAYVSSPGKFTVAVEIFAILASSYGLLVCIFAPKCYIILLRPERNTKKQMMAK, encoded by the exons ATGATCTTTGCTGTGGAGGAGGTGAACCGTAACCCTAGCCTCCTCCCTGGGCTCAGGCTGGGGTACCTGGCCTCAGACTCCTGCCTGGCCGAGAGCACCACCCTGGGGGCAGCCCTGGGCATGGTGACCGGGCAGGAAGACTCCATATCAGGTACAGACTGTGGCACAACCCCCGAGGTGCCAGTCATCATCGGAGAcgcccgctcctcctcctccatcgtgGTGGCACAGACCCTGGGAGTGTTTACCCTGCCCATG GTGAGCTTCTTTGCTTCTTGTGCATGTTTGAGTGACAGTAGGAAGTACCCCTCCTTCTTCAGGACTGTTCCCAGCGATGCCTTCCAGGCGCGGGCCATGGCCTGGCTGCTGTCCCAGCTGGGCTGGACCTGGGTGGGCTTGTTGTCTGGGGACGATGACTACGGGAAGTACGGGGTCCAAatgctgctgcaggagctgaggggctttggagtgtgtgtctccTACTCTGAGGTCATCCCCAAG GTCCATTCCCAGAGCAGGATCAGTCGGGTGGTTGACACCATCAAGAGGTCTTCTGCCACGGTTGTGGTGGTGTTTGCCAGCTCCCAGGACGCACAG TTTCTTTTAAAAGAAGTGGTGCGTCAGAACATCACAGACAAGCAGTGGATCGCAACTGAGGGCTGGGTCACCTTCACCAGCCTCTCGGTCCCCCAGAACCTCCCCTCGCTAGCCGGCACCATCGGGTTTGCCCTCCGGAGGGCCCCTATCCCTGGGCTGGGAGCCTTCCTGACCCAGCTGAGGCCAGGCGGGCCCTCGCCCCATCACGATCCCTTCCTCAGGGAATTGTGGGAAGATCTGTTTGGGTGTTCTTTGGAGGCCAGTCAGGGCACTGCTCGGCTGTgttcagggtcagaggtcatag TGGAGGGGGAGAGTATGTACGCAGACGTGTCACAGCTGAGGGCCACCTATAACGTGTACAAGGCAGTGTACGCCATCGCGCACGCTCTGCATGGCATGCTGGCCTGCCCTCCTGGAGACCAGTGTCCCAACCTCCAGCGCTTGCAGCCCAAAGAC ATTGTTCAGTACCTGAGAGGTGTGAACTTCACCACACATGTGGGTGATCCCGTCCACTTTGACCAGAATGGAGATCCACCTGCTTCCTATGACATCATCAACTGGCACGTGACCCCACAGGGTGGGGTGGAGTTTGCCACCGTCGGACATTTTGTGTCATCTGATGGATCGGGGGGTCAGTTTCATCTGGAAATCGAGAGAGTGATGTGGGGT AATAATGAAAGTAGA GTGCCCGTGTCTGTGTGCagcactccctgcccccctggcaCCTGGAAGGCGGCACAGAAGGGCCGACCAATCTGCTGCTTCGACTGTCTGCCCTGCTCAGAGGGGGAggtcagcagagagacag GGTCAGTGGAATGCAGTCGGTGTCCTGAGAGGTTCTGGTCCAGCCCAGACCACACTGAGTGCATCCCCCAGCAGGTGGACTTCCTGTCCCTCAGCGACAGCATGGGAATCGTCCTGTCCGTCATCTCTGTTGTCGGGGCAACATTAACAGCCGCAACCTTGATTACTTTTATTTGTCACCGACACACGCCACTG GTGCGGGCCAACAACTCAGAGTTGAGCTTCCTGCTTCTGCTGTCACTCAAGCTCTGTTTCCTGTGTGCGCTGGCGTTCATTGGTCAGCCCAGGCCTTGGTCCTGCATGCTGAGACACACCCTGTTTGGGATCAGCTTCGTGCTGtgcctctcctgcctgctgAGCAGAACCGTGGTGGTTCTGGTGGCCTTCCGCTCCACCCTCCCTGGAGAGAACCTGATGCGGTACCTGGGTCCCAACCAGCAGAGGCTGGGCATCTCTCTCTGCACGCTGGTACAG GTGCTGATCTGTGTGTTGTggctgtccctggcccccccttggCCTACAGAGAGGGGCATCAGAGGAGACCACGGGCCCAAGATCTTGTTGGAGTGTGCTGTGGGCTCCATTGCAGGCTTCTCCCTGGTCCTGGGGTACATCGGCCTgctggcctccctctgcctcctcctggccttccTGGCCAGGAAACTCCCAGACAACTTCAACGAGGCCAAGCTCATCACCTTCAGCATGCTGATCTTCTGCACCGTGTGGGTGGCGTTCGTCCCCGCTTATGTCAGCTCTCCAGGGAAGTTCACGGTTGCCGTGGAGATCTTTGCCATCCTGGCCTCCAGTTACGGACTTCTGGTCTGCATCTTCGCCCCAAAGTGTTACATCATCCTGCTGAGGCCTGAGAGGAACACCAAGAAACAGATGATGGCCAAATAA
- the LOC124489204 gene encoding extracellular calcium-sensing receptor-like, with amino-acid sequence MSMPVLQRPGNITLGGLFSLHDAVLETDLSFTTLPAAMRCTGFNFRTFRWMQTMIFAIEEINRNASLLPGVTLGYKIYDSCSTPYHALSAAMELMEGDRGVGEVKGGLGGTCSVSVPVVIGDGGSTQSLVVARVLGVFHVPQVSYFSSCACLSDKSQFPAFLRTMPSDFFQVDALVQLVQHFGWTWVGVVAGDDAYGRGGAQIFAEKVQKLGACVALHEIIPKNHEEAAMAAIVADIRASKAGVVLVFALEQDAGALFDEVLRQRLTGVQWLASEAWSTASVLSMPPCYRPILLGSMGFAIRRAHITGLQDFLLRLHPSSPEAPLDPFLGPFWEAVFGCSLSQGESGGHGSIVPPCSGKENLGNVRNIYSDVSQLRISYNVYKAVYAIAHALHDLRGCEAGRGPLPLQACLDAHNFQPWQLLHYLKQVDYTNAFNEETKFDENGDPVAMYDLVSWQERADGQVDFVTVGRFDQTISVARRKLQIQETDIVWSSNQTTAPLSVCSSSCLPGTRKAIKPNLPVCCFDCVVCTAGEISNETDAIDCVRCLPEFWSNPDRTACIPRQLDFLSYSDTMGVTLLALALTGSFCTTLVLLIFACHRQTPIVRANNSELSFLLLFSLTLCFLCSLTFIGRPSEWSCMLRHTAFGITFVLCISCVLGKTIVVLMAFRATLPGSDVMKWFGPPQQRAIILMCTLVQVVICVVWLAVAPPTPHRLMSHEDAQIILLCDEGSALGFSLVLGYIGLLASLCLLLAFLARKLPDNFNEAKLITFSMLIFCTVWVAFIPAYVSSPGKFTVAVEIFAILASSYGLLVCIFAPKCYIILLRPERNTKKQMMAK; translated from the exons ATGTCAATGCCGGTGCTCCAAAGGCCAGGAAACATCACCCTGGGTggcctcttctccctccacgACGCTGTTCTGGAGACGGACCTCTCCTTCACCACACTGCCTGCTGCCATGCGCTGCACGGG GTTTAACTTCCGGACGTTCCGCTGGATGCAGACGATGATCTTTGCGATCGAGGAGATCAACAGGAATGCTAGCCTGCTTCCAGGGGTAACCCTGGGTTACAAGATCTACGACTCATGCAGTACGCCCTACCACGCCCTCAGTGCCGCCATGGAACTgatggagggggacagaggggtgggggaggtcaagggggggctggggggcacaTGCTCAGTTTCGGTTCCGGTGGTGATTGGAGACGGAGGGTCTACCCAGTCTCTGGTTGTAGCTCGTGTCCTGGGAGTGTTTCACGTGCCACAG GTGAGTTATTTCTCCAGCTGTGCGTGTCTGAGTGACAAGAGTCAGTTTCCTGCCTTCCTCAGGACCATGCCTAGCGACTTCTTCCAG GTAGATGCGTTGGTGCAGCTTGTCCAACACTTCGGCTGGACCTGGGTGGGCGTGGTCGCTGGTGATGATGCatatgggagaggaggagcccaGATCTTCGCTGAGAAG GTACAGAAGCTGGGGGCTTGTGTGGCTCTGCATGAGATCATTCCCAAAAACCATGAAGAGGCTGCCATGGCTGCCATCGTGGCTGACATCCGAGCCTCCAAAGCTGGGGTGGTCCTGGTGTTCGCCCTGGAGCAGGATGCTGGAGCTCTGTTCGATGAGGTGCTCAG ACAAAGGCTGACGGGGGTCCAGTGGCTGGCCAGCGAGGCCTGGAGCACGGCTTCAGTCCTCTCCATGCCACCCTGTTACCGACCCATCCTGCTGGGCTCCATGGGCTTCGCCATCCGCCGGGCGCACATCACAGGCCTCCAAGACTTCCTGCTCCGCCTgcatccctccagccctgaaGCCCCGCTGGACCCCTTCCTCGGGCCCTTCTGGGAGGCTGTGTTTGGCTGCAGCCTGAGCCAGGGTGAGAGTGGGGGCCACG GGTCCATCGTCCCTCCGTGTTCAGGCAAGGAGAACCTGGGCAACGTGAGGAACATCTACTCAGACGTGTCACAGCTGAGGATCTCCTATAACGTGTACAAGGCAGTGTACGCCATCGCCCACGCTCTGCACGACCTGAGGGGATGTGAGGCTGGCCGCGGGCCGCTTCCTCTGCAGGCCTGTCTAGACGCACACAACTTTCAGCCCTGGCAG CTGCTGCATTACCTGAAGCAGGTGGACTACACCAACGCGTTTAACGAGGAGACCAAGTTTGACGAAAACGGGGACCCCGTAGCCATGTACGACCTGGTGAGCTGGCAGGAACGGGCCGACGGCCAGGTGGACTTTGTGACGGTGGGAAGGTTTGACCAGACCATCAGCGTGGCCAGGAGGAAGCTGCAGATCCAGGAGACGGATATCGTCTGGAGCAGCAACCAGACCACA GCTCCCCTCTCCGTCTGTAGCTCCAGCTGCCTCCCAGGAACCAGGAAGGCCATCAAGCCCAACCTGCCTGTATGCTGCTTTGACTGTGTGGTCTGCACAGCAGGGGAGATTAGCAATGAGACAG ATGCTATAGACTGCGTGCGCTGCCTGCCAGAGTTCTGGTCCAACCCTGACCGTACCGCCTGCATCCCCAGGCAGTTGGACTTCCTGTCCTACAGCGACACCATGGGCGTCACGCTGCTGGCCCTGGCTCTGACGGGGTCCTTCTGCACCACCTTGGTCCTCCTCATATTCGCCTGCCACAGACAGACGCCCATCGTCAGGGCCAACAACTCAGAGCTCagcttcctgctcctcttctccctgactctgtgtttcctgtgttctcTCACCTTCATCGGCCGGCCTTCTGAGTGGTCCTGTATGCTGCGCCACACAGCGTTTGGGATCACTTTTGTCCTCTGCATCTCTTGTGTTCTGGGGAAGACTATAGTGGTGCTGATGGCCTTCAGGGCTACActtccaggaagtgatgtcatgaaATGGTTTGGGCCTCCACAGCAACGAGCCATCATCCTCATGTGCACACTGGTACAG GTGGTGATCTGTGTTGTGTGGCTGGCTGtggcccctcccacccctcacaGACTGATGAGCCATGAGGATGCCCAGATCATCCTGCTCTGTGATGAGGGCTCGGCCCTGGGCTTCTCCCTGGTCCTGGGGTACATCGGCCTGCTGGCCTcgctctgcctcctcctggccttccTGGCCAGGAAACTCCCAGACAACTTCAATGAGGCCAAGCTCATCACCTTCAGCATGCTGATCTTCTGCACCGTGTGGGTGGCGTTTATCCCAGCTTACGTCAGCTCTCCGGGGAAGTTCACGGTTGCCGTGGAGATCTTTGCCATCCTGGCCTCCAGTTACGGACTTCTGGTCTGCATCTTCGCCCCAAAGTGTTACATCATCCTGCTGAGGCCTGAGAGGAACACCAAGAAACAGATGATGGCCAAATAA
- the LOC124489203 gene encoding extracellular calcium-sensing receptor-like: protein MWLSGWLWLLACLPGLVLGLAGGGGCRLLAKPVSGSVYRAGDVVIGGLFPIHVEAPEPELEFRSKRSNTNCTIFYQRAYRWLQTMIFAVEEVNRNPSLLPGLRLGYLASDSCLAEGITLGAALGMVTGQEDSISGTDCGTTPEVPVIIGDTSSSSSIVVAQTLGVFTLPMVSYFASCACLSDSRKYPSFFRTVPSDAFQARAMAWLLSQLGWTWVGLLSGDDDYGKYGVQMLLQELRGSGVCVSYSEVIPKVHSQSRISRVVDTIQRSSATVVVVFASPQDAQALMKEVVRQNITDKQWIASEAWVTFTSLSVPQNLPSLAGTIGFALRRAPIPGLGAFLTQLRPGGPSPHHDPFLRELWEDLFECSLEASQGTARLCSGSEVIVEGESMYADVSQLRGTYNVYKAVYAIAHALHGMLACPPGDQCPNLQRLQPKDIVQYLRGVNFTTHVGDPVHFDQNGDPPASYDIINWHVTPQGGVEFATVGHFVSSDGSGGQFHLEIERVMWGAGSGREVPVSVCSTPCPPGTWKAAQKGRPICCFDCLPCSEGEVSRETGSVECSRCPERFWSSPDHTECIPQQVDFLSLSDSMGIVLSVISVVGATLTAATLITFICHRHTPLVRANNSELSFLLLLSLKLCFLCALAFIGQPRPWSCMLRHTLFGISFVLCLSCLLSRTVVVLVAFRSTLPGENLMRYLGPNQQRLGISLCTLVQVLICVLWPPLAPPRPTERGIRGDQGPKILLECAVGSIAGFSLVLGYIGLLASLCLLLAFLARKLPDNFNEAKLITFSMLIFCTVWVAFIPAYVSSPGKFTVAVEIFAILASSYGLLVCIFAPKCYIILLRPERNTKKQMMAK, encoded by the exons ATGTGGCTCTCTGGCTGGCTGTGGTTGCTGGCCTGCCTCCCTGGGCTGGTTCTGGGgctggcaggaggggggggctgcCGGCTGTTGGCTAAGCCTGTGTCCGGCAGTGTATATCGGGCAGGGGATGTGGTGATCGGGGGCCTGTTCCCCATCCATGTGGAAGCTCCAGAACCTGAGCTAGAGTTTAGGAGCAAGCGCAGCAATACGAACTGTACCAT TTTCTACCAGCGTGCATACCGCTGGCTCCAGACTATGATCTTTGCTGTGGAGGAGGTGAACCGTAACCCTAGCCTCCTCCCTGGGCTCAGGCTGGGGTACCTGGCCTCAGACTCCTGCCTGGCCGAGGGCATAACCCTGGGGGCAGCCCTGGGCATGGTGACCGGGCAGGAAGACTCCATATCAGGTACAGACTGTGGCACAACCCCCGAGGTGCCAGTCATCATCGGAgacaccagctcctcctcctccatcgtgGTGGCACAGACCCTGGGAGTGTTTACCCTGCCTATG GTGAGCTACTTTGCTTcctgtgcgtgtttgagtgacAGTAGGAAGTACCCCTCCTTCTTCAGGACTGTTCCCAGCGATGCCTTCCAGGCGCGGGCCATGGCCTGGCTGCTGTCCCAGCTGGGCTGGACCTGGGTGGGCTTGTTGTCTGGGGACGATGACTACGGGAAGTACGGGGTCCAAatgctgctgcaggagctgaggggctctggagtgtgtgtctcaTACTCTGAGGTCATCCCAAAG GTCCATTCCCAGAGCAGGATCAGTCGGGTGGTTGACACCATCCAGAGGTCCTCTGCCACAGTTGTGGTGGTGTTTGCCAGCCCCCAGGATGCACAG GCTCTCATGAAGGAGGTGGTGCGTCAGAACATCACAGACAAGCAGTGGATCGCTAGCGAGGCCTGGGTCACCTTCACCAGCCTCTCGGTCCCCCAGAACCTCCCCTCGCTGGCCGGCACCATCGGGTTTGCCCTCCGGAGGGCCCCTATCCCTGGGCTGGGAGCCTTCCTGACCCAGCTGAGGCCAGGCGGGCCCTCGCCCCATCACGACCCCTTCCTCAGGGAATTGTGGGAAGATCTGTTTGAGTGTTCTTTGGAGGCCAGTCAGGGCACTGCTCGGCTGTgttcagggtcagaggtcatag TGGAGGGGGAGAGTATGTACGCAGACGTGTCACAGCTGAGGGGCACCTATAACGTGTACAAGGCAGTGTACGCCATCGCCCACGCTCTGCATGGCATGCTGGCCTGCCCTCCTGGAGACCAGTGTCCCAACCTCCAGCGCCTGCAGCCCAAAGAC ATTGTTCAGTACCTGAGAGGTGTGAACTTCACCACACATGTGGGTGATCCCGTCCACTTTGACCAGAATGGAGATCCACCTGCTTCCTATGACATCATCAACTGGCACGTGACCCCACAGGGTGGGGTGGAGTTTGCCACCGTCGGACATTTTGTGTCATCTGATGGATCGGGGGGCCAGTTTCACCTGGAAATCGAGAGAGTGATGTGGGGTGCTGGGAGTGGACGTGAG GTGCCCGTGTCTGTGTGCagcactccctgcccccctggcaCCTGGAAGGCGGCACAGAAGGGCCGACCAATCTGCTGCTTCGACTGTCTGCCCTGCTCAGAGGGGGAggtcagcagagagacag GGTCAGTGGAATGCAGTCGGTGTCCTGAGAGGTTCTGGTCCAGCCCAGACCACACTGAGTGCATCCCCCAGCAGGTGGACTTCCTGTCCCTCAGCGACAGCATGGGAATCGTCCTGTCCGTCATCTCTGTTGTCGGGGCAACACTAACAGCCGCAACCTTGATTACTTTTATTTGTCACCGACACACGCCACTG GTGCGGGCCAACAACTCAGAGCTGAGCTTCCTGCTTCTGCTGTCACTCAAGCTGTGCTTCCTGTGTGCGCTGGCATTCATTGGTCAGCCCAGGCCTTGGTCCTGCATGCTGAGACACACCCTGTTTGGGATCAGCTTTGTGCTGtgcctctcctgcctgctgAGCAGAACCGTGGTGGTTCTGGTGGCCTTCCGCTCCACCCTCCCTGGAGAGAACCTGATGCGGTACCTGGGTCCCAACCAGCAGAGGCTGGGCATCTCTCTCTGCACGCTGGTACAG GTGCTGATCTGTGTGTTGtggccccccctggccccccctcggCCTACAGAGAGGGGCATCAGAGGAGACCAGGGGCCCAAGATCTTGTTGGAGTGTGCTGTGGGCTCCATTGCGGGCTTCTCCCTGGTTCTGGGGTACATCGGCCTgctggcctccctctgcctcctcctggccttccTGGCCAGGAAACTCCCAGACAACTTCAATGAGGCCAAGCTCATCACCTTCAGCATGCTGATCTTCTGCACGGTGTGGGTTGCGTTTATCCCAGCTTATGTCAGCTCTCCGGGGAAGTTCACGGTTGCCGTGGAGATCTTTGCCATCCTGGCCTCCAGTTACGGACTTCTGGTCTGCATCTTTGCCCCAAAGTGTTACATCATCCTGCTAAGGCCTGAGAGGAACACCAAGAAACAGATGATGGCCAAATAA